From Vigna unguiculata cultivar IT97K-499-35 chromosome 5, ASM411807v1, whole genome shotgun sequence, the proteins below share one genomic window:
- the LOC114186090 gene encoding shewanella-like protein phosphatase 2: MGREEEISNSSCKDIPNLLSSFVDTFVDFSVSGLFLPPPPPSPPPLPTRLPSPPRLVAIGDLHGDLDKSKQALRLAGLIDANDVYIGGSATVVQVGDVLDRGGDELKILYFLEKLKREAARSGGRIITMHGNHEIMNVEGDFRYATESGVEEFRVWWEWFRVGNKIKSLCDGLEKPKDPMRGVPSSFHGVRKEFHDGFRARVAALRPNGPIAKRFLSENVTVLVVGDSIFVHGGLLPEHTSYGLEKINEEVRDWVKGLTGHFSPQYCRASDGVVWLRKFSRSKVPQCDCSTLEHVLATVPGVKRMIMGHSIQRVGINGTCDDKAIRIDVGLSKGCGDGLPEVLEISGTSGLRILTANPLYQNKATVNVGKEQGLGLLLGEQGGPKQVEVQA, from the coding sequence ATGGGAAGAGAAGAAGAGATCTCAAACTCATCCTGCAAAGACATTCCCAATCTCCTATCATCATTTGTTGACACCTTCGTGGATTTCTCAGTCAGCGGCCTCTTCCTTCctccgccgccgccatctcctccGCCTCTCCCAACTCGTCTTCCCTCGCCACCGCGCCTGGTCGCCATTGGCGACCTCCACGGCGACCTCGACAAGTCCAAGCAGGCCTTACGCCTGGCGGGCCTCATCGACGCGAACGATGTCTACATCGGCGGCTCTGCGACTGTGGTTCAGGTCGGCGACGTCTTGGACCGCGGTGGCGACGAGCTGAAGATCCTCTACTTCCTCGAGAAGCTAAAGCGTGAGGCGGCGCGGAGCGGAGGCAGAATCATCACCATGCACGGCAACCACGAAATCATGAACGTTGAGGGCGATTTCCGCTACGCAACAGAATCCGGCGTCGAGGAATTTAGGGTTTGGTGGGAGTGGTTCCGAGTTGGGAACAAAATCAAGAGCCTTTGCGACGGTTTGGAAAAACCGAAGGACCCAATGAGAGGCGTTCCCTCGTCGTTCCACGGAGTGAGGAAAGAGTTCCATGATGGGTTTCGGGCCCGGGTCGCGGCGTTGCGGCCCAATGGCCCAATTGCAAAAAGGTTTCTGTCTGAGAACGTCACCGTTTTGGTCGTTGGGGATTCTATTTTCGTGCacggtgggttgttgccagaaCACACTTCTTACGGTTTGGAGAAGATTAACGAGGAGGTTCGCGATTGGGTTAAAGGTTTGACCGGTCACTTTTCGCCCCAGTATTGTCGGGCTTCAGACGGTGTTGTATGGTTGAGGAAATTCTCACGTAGCAAGGTGCCGCAGTGTGATTGTTCCACCCTTGAACATGTTTTGGCCACGGTTCCTGGTGTTAAGAGGATGATAATGGGGCACAGTATTCAGAGGGTTGGAATTAACGGCACCTGCGACGACAAGGCAATTCGAATCGATGTGGGTTTGTCGAAGGGATGTGGTGACGGTTTACCCGAGGTTTTGGAGATTAGCGGAACTTCCGGTTTAAGGATATTAACGGCCAATCCCTTATATCAGAATAAGGCTACGGTGAATGTTGGAAAGGAACAAGGACTTGGATTGTTGCTTGGGGAACAGGGTGGACCTAAGCAGGTGGAAGTCCAGGCTTAA